In Candidatus Nitrospira nitrificans, one genomic interval encodes:
- a CDS encoding response regulator — MSQEATILLIEDEPEIRRFLRTTLPAHGFRFHEAATGHDGLAQAKAWNPDLILLDLGLPDLDGAEVIRQVREWTAGPIIVLSARDQEQAKVAALDLGADDYVTKPFGVNELLARMRAALRHAAKTGDGGGSVFVLGDLKVDLGRRQVFVSEKEVHLTPIEYKLLTTLIRSAGKVLTHRQLLKEVWGPLHVEEGHYLRVYMRQLRNKLEGNPAHPRYLVTELGVGYRLRTE; from the coding sequence ATGTCACAGGAAGCCACGATACTCTTAATCGAAGACGAGCCGGAAATCCGGCGTTTCCTCAGGACGACGTTGCCCGCTCACGGATTTCGGTTTCATGAGGCTGCGACAGGACACGATGGTCTCGCTCAGGCCAAAGCGTGGAATCCCGACCTCATCCTGCTGGATCTCGGCCTTCCGGATCTCGACGGCGCCGAAGTCATTCGGCAGGTGCGGGAATGGACCGCTGGCCCCATCATCGTGCTGTCCGCGCGTGACCAGGAACAGGCGAAAGTGGCGGCCCTCGACCTCGGCGCCGACGACTATGTGACGAAGCCCTTCGGGGTCAACGAACTCCTCGCACGGATGCGAGCGGCGCTTCGTCATGCAGCCAAAACCGGTGACGGCGGAGGATCGGTGTTCGTGCTCGGCGATCTGAAGGTCGATCTCGGGCGGCGGCAGGTGTTTGTCTCAGAGAAGGAAGTTCATCTGACACCGATCGAATACAAACTCCTCACCACGTTGATCCGGTCTGCCGGCAAAGTGCTGACCCACCGCCAACTGTTGAAGGAAGTGTGGGGTCCGCTGCATGTGGAGGAAGGTCATTATCTACGGGTCTACATGCGTCAGTTGAGAAACAAACTGGAAGGCAATCCGGCGCATCCGCGCTATCTGGTCACTGAATTGGGTGTTGGATATCGACTCCGGACAGAATAA
- a CDS encoding DUF4160 domain-containing protein — protein MPTVLRVGPYRFFFYEGDRDDPSHIHIEREDKVARFWLDPIRLQESGGFSRPEIVRVHTRVTEQKK, from the coding sequence ATACCGACAGTTCTGAGGGTTGGTCCTTATCGGTTCTTCTTTTATGAGGGCGATCGTGATGACCCATCACATATCCACATTGAACGAGAAGATAAGGTGGCAAGGTTTTGGCTTGATCCGATTCGGTTGCAAGAAAGCGGAGGATTTTCACGTCCGGAAATCGTTCGGGTTCATACACGCGTGACCGAGCAAAAGAAATGA
- the kdpC gene encoding potassium-transporting ATPase subunit KdpC, whose translation MKDQMRPALTMLLLLTVLTGLLYPLAVTGIAHTLFPEQANGSLIAREGKVIGSALIGQYFDKPEYFWSRPSATSPFPYNAAASGGSNLGPTNQTLIEMVKTRVAALRGADPSNDLPMPVDLVTASGSGLDLHISPAAALYQVKRVARARGLDETLVQELVSRHTEERQFGLLGERRVNVLRLNLALDALHR comes from the coding sequence ATGAAGGACCAAATGAGACCCGCCCTGACCATGCTCCTCCTCCTGACTGTCTTGACGGGCCTGCTCTATCCGCTGGCGGTCACAGGGATCGCGCACACGTTGTTTCCGGAGCAGGCGAACGGCAGCTTGATCGCGCGCGAAGGCAAGGTGATCGGGTCCGCGTTGATCGGACAATATTTTGACAAACCGGAGTATTTCTGGAGCCGTCCGTCGGCGACTTCGCCGTTTCCCTACAACGCCGCTGCATCGGGTGGGTCGAACCTCGGACCGACCAACCAGACGTTGATCGAAATGGTCAAAACGAGAGTCGCCGCCTTACGAGGGGCCGATCCGAGCAACGATTTGCCCATGCCCGTCGACCTGGTGACGGCCTCCGGAAGCGGGCTGGACCTTCACATCAGCCCGGCTGCCGCTCTGTACCAAGTGAAGCGAGTGGCCCGCGCGCGAGGTCTGGATGAGACCCTCGTGCAAGAGCTGGTTTCCCGGCACACAGAAGAACGCCAATTCGGATTGCTGGGTGAACGGAGAGTCAATGTGTTGCGGCTGAACCTTGCGCTCGATGCGCTGCATCGCTGA
- a CDS encoding DUF2442 domain-containing protein: protein MNTSAVDISLPVAETVILTEDTLTIELSDGRSLSVPFAWFPRLVHATPVGRKNWRLICRGHGIHWDKLDEEISIEGLLAGRPSGESQASFKKWLLARGSSRTRSSVRRTGNHRH from the coding sequence ATGAATACTTCGGCAGTTGACATTTCATTGCCGGTAGCCGAAACAGTGATACTGACAGAAGACACGCTCACCATAGAGCTGAGCGATGGGCGGAGCTTGTCCGTGCCATTTGCTTGGTTTCCCCGCCTGGTTCATGCCACACCCGTAGGACGAAAAAACTGGCGATTGATCTGCAGAGGGCACGGGATTCACTGGGACAAGCTCGACGAGGAAATCAGTATCGAAGGCCTTCTTGCAGGCAGACCGTCCGGTGAAAGCCAAGCGTCGTTTAAGAAATGGCTCTTAGCTCGCGGGTCCAGTAGGACGCGAAGCTCTGTTCGACGTACTGGGAATCATCGTCATTAG
- a CDS encoding IS3 family transposase (programmed frameshift), with translation MSSKTRRSYTEAFKEEAVRLVRESGHPVAQVARDLGIADHLLYRWRAEQQQAEGCGQTRHSLRAEQAELIQLRRENAILKQERDFLKRGGGVLREGVAMRYRVIHEHDRRYPIRLMCRVLAVSAAGYYAWRSRPESARSIQTRILRSAIRVIHQESRETYGSPRIWDALVKQGHRVGEHRVARLMRQDGIRAKTVTKWRATTQSQHQFPVAANTLDRAFTVEAPNRVWAGDLTYVWTREGWLYLAVLLDLYSRRVVGWAMGQRLTGELAEQALLMAVMNRIPRVGLLHHSDRGSQYAATSYQHRLAEYGLIPSMSRKGNCWDNACVESFFGTLKRELVYHRHYATRDEAKKEIFEYIEGFYNRQRRHSTLGYHSPAEYEARAAVA, from the exons ATGAGCTCGAAGACACGACGGTCGTATACGGAGGCGTTCAAAGAAGAAGCGGTGCGCTTAGTCCGGGAGTCAGGACATCCCGTTGCACAGGTGGCGCGGGATCTGGGGATTGCGGACCATCTCCTCTACCGGTGGCGCGCGGAGCAACAGCAGGCTGAGGGGTGTGGACAGACCCGGCACTCTCTCCGGGCCGAACAGGCGGAACTGATCCAGCTCCGGCGGGAAAATGCTATTTTGAAGCAGGAGCGGGATTTTTTAAAACGTG GCGGCGGCGTTCTTCGCGAAGGAGTCGCGATGAGATACCGCGTGATCCACGAACACGACCGTCGCTATCCGATCCGCTTAATGTGCCGTGTCCTCGCCGTCTCGGCAGCGGGCTATTACGCGTGGCGATCACGGCCTGAAAGTGCCCGGTCCATCCAGACGCGTATACTGCGCTCAGCCATTCGGGTGATCCACCAGGAGTCGCGGGAAACGTACGGCAGTCCCCGGATCTGGGACGCCTTAGTCAAACAGGGGCACCGCGTTGGCGAGCATCGCGTCGCTCGGCTCATGCGCCAAGACGGTATTCGGGCGAAGACCGTGACGAAGTGGCGCGCCACCACCCAGTCCCAGCATCAGTTCCCGGTGGCCGCGAATACTCTGGATCGGGCCTTCACGGTTGAAGCTCCTAATCGAGTGTGGGCCGGAGACCTGACCTACGTCTGGACACGGGAGGGCTGGCTCTATCTGGCGGTTCTACTCGATCTGTATTCACGCCGGGTGGTCGGCTGGGCGATGGGCCAGCGATTAACGGGTGAGTTGGCGGAGCAGGCCCTCCTGATGGCCGTGATGAACCGAATTCCCAGGGTAGGGCTCCTGCACCATTCGGACCGCGGCAGTCAGTATGCCGCGACGAGCTACCAGCACCGACTCGCTGAGTATGGCCTTATTCCCAGTATGAGCCGCAAAGGCAACTGCTGGGACAACGCGTGCGTCGAAAGTTTCTTTGGAACGCTCAAGCGGGAGCTCGTGTACCATCGGCACTATGCCACCCGAGACGAAGCCAAGAAGGAGATCTTCGAATACATCGAGGGGTTCTACAATCGGCAGCGTCGGCACTCAACCCTCGGCTATCACTCCCCAGCTGAGTATGAAGCGCGGGCAGCAGTCGCGTAA
- the kdpF gene encoding K(+)-transporting ATPase subunit F, with protein MNAMYVFGGMVSAGLLIYLMVALLKAEWF; from the coding sequence ATGAACGCGATGTATGTGTTCGGCGGAATGGTGTCGGCTGGCCTGCTGATCTATCTCATGGTCGCATTGCTGAAGGCCGAGTGGTTTTGA
- the kdpB gene encoding potassium-transporting ATPase subunit KdpB, whose translation MPTTSHKAPSLFDAGVMSLAWRAAVVKLDPCHQVKNPVMFVVWAGSVLTTLLLLQALAGTGEAPTWFICAIALWLWFTLLFANFAEAMAEGRGKAQADSLRRARRELTAKKLGKVDPGSQHDGAWNRRFQRRDTFSLVSANQLTKGDVVLVEPGDFIPADGEVVEGVASVNESAITGESAPVIRESGGDRSAVTGGTKLLSDWLIVRVTAGQGESFLDRMIAMVEGAKRQKTPNEIALTILLAAMTSIFLLATVTLLPFSLYSVQTMGQGTPVTVTVLTALVVCLIPTTIGALLSAIGIAGMDRMVQANVIAMSGKAVEAAGDVDVLLLDKTGTITLGNRQATAFLPAEGVDIRTLADAAQLSSLADETPEGRSIVILAKEKYGLRARDLHEMGATFIPFTAQMRMSGVNLDGRQIRKGSADAIEASVTEQGGRFSQLVRLNVETIAKQGGTPLVVAEKAKVLGVIALQDIVKGGIKERFVELRRMGIKTVMITGDNPQTAAAVAAEAGVDDFLAQATPEAKLKLIRDLQADGRLVAMTGDGTNDAPALAQADVAVAMNTGTQAAKEAGNLVDLDSNPTKLIEIVEIGKQLLMTRGALTTFSIANDVAKYFAIIPAAFATTYPALDTLNVMRLATPQSAVLSAVIFNALIIVALIPLALRGITYRPIGAGLLLRRHLLIYGLGGIVVPFVGIKLIDLVLVALHLV comes from the coding sequence ATGCCGACAACATCACACAAGGCCCCATCTCTCTTCGACGCCGGCGTGATGAGTCTTGCGTGGCGCGCCGCCGTCGTCAAGCTAGACCCTTGTCATCAGGTCAAGAATCCGGTCATGTTCGTGGTGTGGGCTGGAAGCGTCTTGACGACCCTTTTGCTTCTGCAGGCGCTGGCCGGAACAGGAGAAGCGCCGACTTGGTTCATTTGTGCCATCGCGCTTTGGCTTTGGTTCACCCTGCTGTTCGCAAACTTTGCGGAAGCCATGGCGGAAGGCCGGGGCAAAGCGCAGGCTGATTCGCTTCGGCGGGCGCGGCGGGAACTCACGGCCAAGAAGCTTGGCAAGGTCGATCCTGGGAGTCAGCACGATGGTGCGTGGAACCGCCGGTTCCAGCGACGCGATACGTTCAGCCTGGTCTCAGCAAATCAGCTCACGAAAGGAGATGTGGTCCTCGTGGAGCCAGGTGATTTCATTCCGGCCGACGGCGAGGTCGTGGAGGGGGTGGCGTCGGTGAATGAGAGCGCCATCACCGGCGAGAGCGCGCCCGTCATTCGGGAAAGCGGCGGCGATCGCAGCGCCGTGACCGGAGGCACGAAGCTCCTGTCCGACTGGCTCATCGTTCGCGTCACAGCCGGTCAGGGAGAAAGCTTCCTGGATCGGATGATCGCCATGGTGGAAGGAGCCAAGCGCCAGAAAACACCGAATGAAATCGCCCTCACCATTCTGCTCGCGGCGATGACCAGCATCTTTTTATTGGCCACGGTGACATTGTTGCCGTTCTCGCTGTACAGCGTGCAGACCATGGGGCAGGGGACGCCGGTCACTGTCACGGTGTTGACGGCGCTTGTGGTCTGCCTGATTCCAACGACCATTGGGGCTCTTCTCTCGGCCATCGGCATTGCCGGCATGGATCGCATGGTGCAAGCCAATGTCATCGCGATGTCGGGAAAGGCCGTTGAAGCGGCGGGGGACGTGGACGTCCTCCTGCTGGATAAGACCGGCACCATCACGCTGGGCAACCGTCAGGCAACCGCCTTCCTGCCGGCGGAAGGAGTCGACATCCGGACGTTGGCCGACGCGGCCCAACTCTCGTCGTTGGCGGACGAAACGCCGGAGGGCCGCAGCATCGTCATCCTGGCCAAGGAGAAGTATGGATTGCGCGCGCGAGACCTCCATGAGATGGGCGCCACATTCATTCCCTTCACGGCCCAGATGCGGATGAGCGGGGTCAACCTTGATGGGCGACAGATCCGCAAGGGATCGGCGGACGCTATCGAGGCCTCTGTGACAGAGCAGGGAGGACGTTTTTCTCAGCTTGTCCGACTGAATGTCGAAACGATCGCCAAACAAGGCGGAACGCCGCTCGTGGTGGCGGAGAAAGCCAAGGTGCTCGGGGTGATCGCGCTACAAGACATCGTGAAGGGCGGGATCAAGGAACGATTTGTTGAGCTCCGCCGGATGGGCATCAAAACGGTCATGATCACGGGCGACAACCCGCAAACAGCGGCGGCCGTGGCGGCGGAGGCCGGGGTGGATGATTTTCTGGCGCAGGCCACACCGGAGGCCAAGCTGAAGTTGATCCGCGATCTGCAAGCGGACGGACGTCTCGTGGCCATGACCGGGGACGGAACCAATGACGCGCCGGCCCTGGCGCAGGCCGATGTGGCGGTCGCCATGAATACGGGAACCCAAGCAGCCAAGGAGGCCGGCAATTTGGTCGATCTGGATTCCAACCCGACCAAGCTCATTGAAATCGTGGAAATCGGCAAACAATTGCTCATGACTCGCGGCGCCTTGACCACGTTCAGTATCGCCAACGATGTGGCCAAGTACTTCGCCATCATTCCCGCTGCCTTCGCCACGACGTATCCGGCGCTCGATACATTGAACGTGATGCGTTTGGCGACTCCGCAGAGCGCGGTCCTTTCGGCGGTCATCTTCAACGCACTCATTATCGTCGCACTCATTCCGCTCGCCTTGAGAGGCATCACCTATCGGCCGATCGGAGCGGGGCTGCTGCTGCGGCGGCATCTCTTGATCTATGGATTGGGGGGCATCGTCGTGCCGTTCGTGGGCATCAAGCTGATCGATCTGGTTCTGGTGGCCTTGCATCTTGTGTGA
- a CDS encoding sensor histidine kinase → MNSQRPDPDALLKRAQDEENRRLQGKLKVFFGANPGVGKTYAMLGAAHEQRRDGVDVAVGVVETHGRAETEALVKGLEVLPLRAVEYHGATLREFDLDAALVRHPTVILIDELAHSNAPGLRHAKRWQDVQELLKAGITVYTTVNVQHLESLNDVVAQITGVRVRETVPDSVLERADDVELIDLPPDDLLQRLKDGKVYVPEQIQHAIRNFFAKGNLIALRELALRRTAERVDQQMEVYRRDHAVVRTWPAAETIMVCVNMKPRGPRLIRAARQMAADLHAKWIAVYVQIPRHLRLPQSERDRLVQSLRLAEQLGAETITLTGENVAQELLTYARSRNATKIIVGKPIRSRWKEWLFGSVVSDLVHQSGEIDIYVITGAAAEGQPLARRAFRSAGDVAGYAYALAGVLAGTAVDWLMFPYFASANLIMMYLIAVVAVAIGCGRGPSVLASVLSVATFDFFFVPPYFSFAVSDIQYLLTFGVMLAVALVISNLAVRLQRQVELARYRERRTGVLYAMSRDLATYRGTSMLAQIAAKHLRDAFDAQVAVFLADAEKRVQLQRGELLFFELDPKESGVAQWVYDHSERAGLGTDTLPGAGSLYLPLTASSGAIGVVAVRPKDAALLMDPERLHLLESLVNQVALAIERTRLSDEAQQAHVQAETERMRNAILSSVSHDLRTPLATIIGAASGLAVERGELDAVARRELAQSIHREADRLDRLLKNLLDMMRLEAGAVKLNKEWHSVDEVAGAALARLEGRLRERTVHTAFPADLPLVLVDGVLLEQVVINLVENAVKYTPSGSRIDVSASASDREVVVEVADRGPGILSGEEDRIFDKFYRGRLARDGGVGLGLTICRGIVEAHGGRMWAGNRSGGGALFHFSIPLPDRQPSVETE, encoded by the coding sequence ATGAACTCACAGCGACCAGATCCCGATGCGCTGCTCAAGCGCGCGCAGGATGAAGAGAACCGGCGGTTGCAGGGCAAGCTCAAAGTCTTCTTCGGCGCCAACCCGGGCGTGGGGAAAACCTATGCCATGCTGGGAGCGGCGCATGAGCAACGGCGAGACGGCGTGGACGTCGCCGTCGGCGTCGTGGAGACGCATGGTCGGGCGGAGACCGAGGCGCTGGTGAAGGGACTGGAAGTCCTACCGCTTCGCGCAGTCGAGTATCACGGCGCCACACTCCGGGAATTTGATCTCGATGCGGCGCTCGTGCGCCATCCTACTGTCATCCTCATCGACGAACTCGCGCACAGCAACGCGCCGGGTCTGCGTCATGCCAAACGGTGGCAGGATGTGCAGGAATTACTCAAGGCCGGCATCACGGTCTACACCACCGTGAACGTGCAGCATCTGGAAAGCCTGAACGATGTGGTGGCGCAGATTACCGGCGTGCGGGTGCGCGAGACCGTGCCGGATTCCGTGCTCGAACGGGCGGATGATGTGGAGTTGATCGACCTTCCGCCCGACGATTTGCTTCAGCGACTCAAGGACGGGAAGGTGTATGTCCCGGAGCAGATCCAGCATGCGATTCGAAATTTCTTCGCAAAGGGTAATCTGATCGCGCTTCGTGAACTCGCTTTGCGCCGGACGGCCGAACGGGTCGATCAGCAAATGGAGGTCTACCGGCGCGACCATGCGGTCGTGCGGACCTGGCCGGCGGCGGAAACCATCATGGTGTGCGTCAACATGAAGCCCCGCGGGCCTCGCCTGATCAGGGCCGCGCGTCAGATGGCGGCGGACCTACACGCCAAATGGATCGCGGTGTACGTCCAGATTCCCCGACATCTCCGACTCCCTCAGTCCGAACGAGACCGGCTGGTGCAGAGCCTGCGGCTGGCGGAGCAGCTCGGCGCCGAAACGATCACGTTGACGGGAGAGAACGTGGCTCAGGAGCTCTTGACTTACGCGCGGAGCCGGAACGCCACCAAGATCATCGTCGGAAAACCGATCAGATCCCGCTGGAAGGAATGGCTGTTCGGGTCGGTGGTGTCGGACCTCGTCCATCAAAGTGGAGAGATCGATATCTATGTCATCACGGGAGCGGCCGCTGAGGGACAACCTCTCGCGCGCCGTGCTTTCCGAAGTGCCGGCGATGTGGCGGGATATGCCTACGCCCTGGCGGGGGTGTTGGCCGGGACGGCGGTTGACTGGCTGATGTTTCCTTACTTCGCGTCGGCGAATTTGATCATGATGTACCTGATCGCCGTCGTCGCCGTCGCGATCGGCTGTGGGCGAGGGCCGTCGGTCCTGGCCTCCGTTCTGAGCGTGGCGACGTTCGATTTCTTTTTCGTCCCGCCTTATTTCTCCTTTGCCGTCTCCGACATTCAATACCTGTTGACCTTCGGCGTGATGCTGGCGGTGGCCCTGGTCATCAGCAATCTGGCCGTGCGTCTTCAGCGGCAAGTCGAGCTCGCCCGCTACCGAGAAAGACGCACGGGCGTGCTCTATGCCATGAGCCGGGATCTCGCCACCTATCGGGGCACAAGCATGCTGGCTCAGATCGCGGCCAAGCATCTTCGGGACGCGTTTGACGCGCAAGTCGCCGTATTCCTGGCGGATGCTGAGAAGCGGGTGCAGTTGCAACGCGGGGAACTTCTGTTCTTTGAATTGGACCCAAAAGAGTCGGGTGTGGCTCAATGGGTCTACGACCACAGCGAGCGAGCCGGACTCGGGACCGATACGCTTCCGGGAGCCGGCTCGCTCTATTTGCCCTTGACGGCTTCATCCGGCGCCATCGGTGTCGTGGCGGTGCGGCCGAAAGACGCCGCTCTCCTCATGGACCCCGAACGGTTGCATTTGCTGGAATCGCTGGTGAATCAAGTGGCCTTGGCGATCGAACGGACTCGGTTGTCCGACGAAGCTCAGCAGGCGCATGTGCAGGCGGAAACGGAGCGCATGCGGAACGCCATCCTCAGCTCCGTGTCCCACGACCTGCGGACCCCCCTCGCCACCATCATCGGGGCCGCCAGTGGCTTGGCGGTGGAACGAGGGGAACTTGACGCCGTTGCGCGGCGCGAGCTCGCGCAATCCATCCATCGAGAGGCTGATCGCCTTGACCGTTTGCTGAAGAACCTTCTCGATATGATGCGACTCGAAGCGGGAGCCGTGAAGCTCAACAAAGAATGGCATTCCGTGGATGAAGTCGCGGGAGCGGCTCTGGCGAGATTGGAGGGGCGGTTGCGCGAGCGCACCGTTCACACGGCGTTTCCGGCCGATCTGCCGCTGGTGTTGGTCGATGGAGTGCTGCTGGAACAGGTGGTGATCAATCTTGTGGAAAATGCCGTCAAGTATACGCCCTCGGGAAGTAGGATTGATGTGTCTGCATCGGCGAGCGATCGCGAAGTCGTGGTCGAAGTGGCCGATCGAGGGCCAGGCATCCTCTCCGGGGAGGAGGACCGCATCTTCGATAAATTTTATCGCGGCAGGCTTGCGCGAGATGGTGGGGTTGGACTCGGGCTGACGATTTGTCGCGGCATCGTGGAAGCGCATGGCGGCCGTATGTGGGCCGGGAATCGCTCCGGAGGCGGCGCCCTCTTTCATTTCTCGATTCCGTTGCCGGACCGGCAACCGTCTGTGGAGACGGAGTAG
- the kdpA gene encoding potassium-transporting ATPase subunit KdpA, with protein sequence MTMQALLQVLVFFVVLLALATPLGWYMARVYEGKPFGLDLLLGPMERAMYGLSGIRPTDEMDWKRYGMAMLLFNAAGLLLLYGLQRLQNLLPLNPADLGGVAPDLAFNMAASFVTNTNWQAYGGETTLSYLTQMLGLTVQNFVSAATGMAVLVALIRGLSRSTSTTLGNFWSDLVRGTLYILLPLALLLSVSLVSQGVVQTFNSYQTATLFQPFGYDKPVTDANGQAVLDAQGKPKTEPATAIEQVIAVGPAASQIAIKQLGTNGGGFFNVNSAHPFENPTPLSNFLEALAILLIPAALCHTFGRMVGDTRQGRVILAVMTILLLCVIPFGLWAEQSGNPLLTGIGVDQQPQAGQAGGNMEGKETRFGITASVLWSAVTTAASNGSVNSMHDSYTPLGGLMPLFLMQFGEVVFGGVGSGLYGMIVFAIIAVFVAGLMVGRTPEYLGKKIEPYEMKMAALLILIMPIVVLGFTALAISTETGRSSILNPGPHGFSEVLYAYTSQGNNNGSAFAGLNVNTPFYNLTGGLAMLMSRFWPAIPTLALAGALARKKAAPAGPGTLPTHTPLFVVLLIGVVVMVGALTFLPALALGPVVEELMTRGQ encoded by the coding sequence ATGACGATGCAAGCCCTCCTCCAAGTGCTCGTGTTCTTCGTCGTGCTGCTGGCGCTCGCGACGCCGCTCGGCTGGTACATGGCGAGAGTCTATGAAGGCAAGCCCTTTGGCCTGGACCTTCTTCTGGGTCCCATGGAACGGGCCATGTATGGACTTTCCGGCATTCGACCAACCGACGAGATGGACTGGAAACGTTACGGGATGGCGATGTTGCTCTTCAATGCAGCCGGGCTTTTGTTGCTCTATGGCTTGCAGCGGCTTCAGAATCTTTTGCCCCTCAACCCGGCCGATCTAGGCGGCGTTGCACCGGACCTGGCCTTCAACATGGCCGCGAGCTTCGTGACCAATACCAACTGGCAGGCGTATGGCGGGGAAACCACCCTGAGTTACCTGACCCAGATGCTTGGCCTGACCGTGCAGAACTTCGTTTCCGCCGCGACGGGAATGGCGGTGCTCGTGGCATTGATCCGGGGCTTGAGCCGGAGCACATCGACGACGCTGGGAAATTTCTGGAGCGATCTGGTCCGCGGCACGCTCTACATTCTTCTGCCTCTGGCTCTGCTGTTATCCGTGTCCTTGGTGTCTCAGGGTGTCGTCCAAACCTTCAATTCATACCAAACGGCGACGCTGTTCCAGCCTTTCGGTTACGACAAGCCCGTGACCGATGCGAACGGCCAGGCCGTGCTCGATGCACAGGGAAAGCCAAAAACCGAACCGGCCACGGCAATCGAGCAAGTCATTGCAGTGGGGCCGGCTGCCTCTCAGATCGCCATCAAGCAACTCGGCACGAACGGCGGCGGATTCTTCAACGTGAATTCCGCCCATCCATTCGAGAACCCGACGCCGCTGTCCAATTTCCTTGAGGCCTTGGCCATCCTCCTCATTCCTGCCGCGCTTTGCCACACGTTTGGTCGAATGGTGGGAGACACCAGGCAAGGCAGGGTCATTCTTGCCGTCATGACCATTCTGCTGCTCTGTGTTATTCCCTTCGGGCTGTGGGCCGAACAAAGCGGCAATCCATTGCTGACCGGTATCGGCGTGGATCAGCAGCCTCAAGCCGGTCAAGCGGGAGGCAACATGGAAGGGAAGGAGACGCGATTCGGCATCACGGCTTCGGTCCTGTGGTCCGCCGTGACGACCGCCGCTTCCAATGGCTCGGTGAACTCGATGCACGATTCCTATACCCCACTGGGCGGACTCATGCCGCTGTTCCTCATGCAGTTCGGCGAAGTGGTCTTCGGCGGAGTCGGCTCTGGACTGTACGGCATGATCGTCTTTGCCATCATTGCCGTGTTTGTCGCCGGGCTCATGGTCGGTCGGACACCGGAGTATCTGGGCAAGAAGATCGAGCCCTATGAGATGAAGATGGCTGCGCTGCTCATTCTCATCATGCCCATCGTCGTCTTGGGTTTTACCGCCCTTGCGATCAGCACCGAGACAGGCCGATCGTCTATCTTGAATCCGGGTCCCCACGGGTTCAGCGAAGTCCTCTACGCCTATACGTCCCAGGGCAACAACAACGGCAGCGCGTTCGCGGGGCTCAACGTCAATACACCTTTTTATAATCTGACGGGCGGCCTTGCGATGTTGATGTCGAGGTTCTGGCCGGCCATCCCGACTCTGGCGCTCGCAGGCGCTCTGGCTCGCAAGAAAGCGGCGCCGGCCGGACCCGGAACCTTGCCGACCCACACGCCGCTGTTCGTGGTGCTCTTGATCGGCGTGGTCGTGATGGTCGGGGCGCTGACATTTCTTCCCGCTCTAGCCTTGGGGCCCGTCGTCGAAGAGCTGATGACGAGGGGGCAGTAG